A window of the Rhinoraja longicauda isolate Sanriku21f chromosome 20, sRhiLon1.1, whole genome shotgun sequence genome harbors these coding sequences:
- the tmem19 gene encoding transmembrane protein 19, whose translation MMANILILIGIMIMSLTFWVVSMTASSYYDNLRPVSPWRWMFSVIVPLIITSHALKNKSLDYSGAIGALLVGIILTVANFSFFSALLTFFVSSSKLTKWKAEAKKRLDAEYKEGGQRNWLQVFCNGGIPTEIALLYMIENGPGEIAINFSKHYTASWMCLSLLGALACSSGDTWASEVGSVVSKRQPRLITTWEKVPIGTNGGVTFVGLVASLLGGTVVGLAYLLTQFMFVEDLDLSPPQWPIVLYGAVAGFLGSILDSYLGATMQYSGFDEDSGMVITRITPTAKHISGKPILDNNAVNLFSTILIALLLPGITWPMWPRKLTI comes from the exons ATAATCTACGACCTGTGTCACCCTGGCGATGGATGTTTTCGGTGATAGTTCCACTGATTATTACTTCGCATGCACTAAAGAACAAGAGTCTTGACTACAGTGGCGCTATTGGAG CTCTGCTTGTTGGAATCATCCTCACAGTTGCCAACTTCAGTTTCTTTTCTGCATTGCTAACTTTTTTTGTTAGCTCATCCAAACTTACAAAATGGAAGGCAGAAGCAAAGAAGCGTTTGGATGCAGAATATAAGGAAG GGGGCCAGAGGAACTGGTTACAGGTATTCTGTAATGGCGGTATTCCTACAGAAATCGCCTTACTTTATATGATTGAAAATGGGCCAGGAGAAATCGCAATTAATTTTTCAAAACACTACACTGCCTCTTGGATGTGTCTGTCCCTCCTGGGTGCTCTGGCTTGCAGCTCAGGAGATACATGGGCATCAGAGGTAGGAAGTGTGGTTAGCAAGAGGCAACCAAGGCTGATAACCACTTGGGAAAAGGTACCCATTG GTACAAATGGAGGAGTCACTTTTGTGGGTCTTGTCGCAAGTTTACTTGGTGGAACAGTTGTTGGGTTAGCCTACCTACTAACTCAGTTTATGTTTGTGGAGGATCTGGATCTTTCACCACCTCAGTGGCCAATTGTTTTATATGGTGCCGTGGCAGGTTTCCTTGGTTCCATTTTGGATTCCTATCTCGGTGCCACAATGCAGTATTCAG GTTTTGATGAAGACAGTGGAATGGTTATTACTCGCATTACTCCAACTGCAAAGCACATATCAGGAAAACCTATCCTGGATAACAATGCTGTGAACCTCTTCTCTACCATCCTTATTGCTCTGCTATTGCCAGGAATAACCTGGCCTATGTGGCCAAGAAAACTAACAATATAG